A DNA window from Aureibaculum sp. 2308TA14-22 contains the following coding sequences:
- the crcB gene encoding fluoride efflux transporter CrcB, with product MKQLLFVFIGGGFGSIARFLLAKYFNSETTGIPYGTFLANVLGSLLIGLILGLALKNDTLSQNQTLLLATGFCGGFTTFSTFAYENHVFLKAGDFASFFMYTVASFVLGFAAVFLGMYLVKG from the coding sequence ATGAAGCAATTATTATTTGTTTTTATTGGCGGAGGTTTTGGCAGTATTGCTCGTTTTTTATTGGCTAAATACTTCAATAGTGAGACCACAGGAATTCCTTATGGTACATTTTTAGCCAATGTGCTTGGTAGCCTACTAATAGGTCTTATTTTAGGCTTGGCATTAAAAAACGATACCTTATCTCAAAATCAAACATTGTTATTGGCTACTGGTTTCTGTGGGGGTTTTACTACATTTTCTACTTTTGCTTATGAAAACCATGTGTTTTTAAAAGCTGGTGATTTTGCTAGTTTTTTTATGTATACTGTGGCTAGTTTTGTACTTGGTTTTGCTGCCGTTTTTTTAGGGATGTATTTGGTAAAGGGTTAA
- a CDS encoding DUF1684 domain-containing protein — MQRFILLFLLSISLVACSQKKVIFDDYVASIKDYQHKMNREFSDPEESPLTEEDRKKFKNLDFFPIDSTYKVTANFVRTPNEKAFEMPTTTSSTNIEVKYAEAHFTLMGKKLKLSIYQSQSLKFEEQYKNYLFLPFTDITNGEETYGGGRYIDLEIPEGKTIIIDFNKAYNPYCTYNPSYSCPIPPEENDLAIAIKAGVKNYKK, encoded by the coding sequence ATGCAAAGATTCATTTTATTATTTCTACTGTCAATTTCATTAGTCGCTTGTTCTCAAAAAAAGGTAATTTTTGATGATTATGTTGCTTCTATAAAAGATTATCAGCACAAAATGAACAGGGAATTTTCAGACCCAGAAGAGTCTCCTTTGACGGAAGAAGATAGAAAGAAATTTAAGAACTTAGATTTTTTCCCAATTGATTCTACTTATAAAGTGACGGCAAATTTTGTAAGAACCCCCAATGAAAAAGCTTTTGAAATGCCCACTACTACTTCTAGCACCAACATAGAAGTTAAATATGCCGAGGCTCACTTTACCTTAATGGGTAAAAAATTAAAATTGAGCATTTACCAAAGTCAATCGCTTAAATTTGAAGAACAATATAAAAATTATCTTTTTTTACCGTTTACGGATATAACAAATGGTGAAGAAACCTACGGTGGAGGACGTTATATTGATCTTGAAATCCCTGAGGGAAAAACCATCATAATAGATTTTAACAAGGCTTACAATCCCTATTGCACCTATAACCCAAGTTACTCCTGCCCTATTCCGCCCGAAGAAAACGATTTGGCTATTGCCATAAAAGCGGGTGTGAAAAATTATAAAAAATAG
- a CDS encoding MDR family MFS transporter, with product MNLLTYINRKIVQPYIGTFNGLSTEVWWLALITFINRAGTMVIPFLSLYLTKHMGFTLSKVGWVMTAFGLGSVIGSWIGGKLTDSIGYYKVMLFSLIGTGFLFIGLQYLTTFYTICLGVFLVMLVADTFRPAMFVALNAYSKPENKARSVTLIRLAINLGFSGGPAIGGLIITKIGYGFLFWIDGITCILAAILLVIVLQPRASRILDNLIVENPKSVYSDKLFFIFFAAMVLFGFVFLQYFSTIPLYYKDVQQLSEYHIGLLMGLNGFLIFVLEMPVIKKLEEGNLNIVALMIFGVILMGASLLVLNLSAWVGIVVIGMVLMTLGEMILFPFSNTFVMQRAKGGKQGEYMGLYTVSFSIAHIFGHNMGLQFVDNVGYENTWYIMTVLTLVCLLLLYWLKVALEKERSAKKATHQ from the coding sequence ATGAATCTACTAACCTACATTAACAGAAAAATTGTACAACCATACATTGGCACTTTTAATGGTTTGTCAACAGAGGTTTGGTGGCTGGCACTCATAACTTTTATAAACAGAGCAGGTACAATGGTTATACCGTTTTTGTCTTTGTACTTAACCAAACATATGGGCTTTACATTGAGTAAAGTAGGTTGGGTGATGACTGCTTTTGGGCTGGGTTCTGTAATTGGTTCTTGGATAGGCGGTAAACTTACAGATAGCATAGGTTATTACAAAGTAATGCTATTTAGTTTAATAGGTACTGGATTTCTGTTTATTGGATTGCAATATTTAACCACTTTTTACACCATTTGTTTAGGTGTGTTTTTGGTAATGTTGGTTGCAGATACCTTTAGACCGGCTATGTTTGTTGCGTTAAATGCATATAGCAAACCTGAAAACAAAGCACGTTCAGTTACGCTAATTCGATTGGCCATTAACTTAGGGTTTTCAGGAGGCCCAGCAATTGGCGGATTAATTATAACAAAAATTGGTTATGGTTTTCTTTTTTGGATTGACGGTATTACATGTATCTTAGCGGCAATTTTATTAGTAATTGTATTGCAACCTAGAGCTTCAAGAATTTTGGATAATCTGATTGTAGAAAATCCTAAATCGGTGTATAGCGATAAATTATTTTTTATTTTTTTCGCGGCTATGGTATTGTTCGGATTTGTATTCTTACAGTATTTTTCTACCATTCCACTTTACTATAAAGATGTGCAGCAATTATCAGAATATCATATAGGATTGTTGATGGGTTTAAATGGCTTTTTAATTTTTGTGCTAGAGATGCCAGTAATTAAAAAACTAGAAGAGGGCAATTTGAATATTGTAGCATTAATGATTTTTGGTGTTATTTTGATGGGAGCCAGTCTTCTAGTATTAAATTTAAGTGCTTGGGTTGGTATTGTTGTTATAGGTATGGTTTTAATGACCTTAGGAGAGATGATATTGTTTCCTTTTTCAAATACCTTTGTAATGCAACGAGCCAAAGGAGGTAAGCAAGGGGAGTATATGGGTTTGTACACAGTTTCTTTTTCTATTGCTCATATTTTTGGACATAATATGGGACTGCAATTTGTGGATAACGTTGGTTATGAAAATACCTGGTATATAATGACAGTATTAACGTTAGTTTGCTTACTGTTATTATATTGGTTAAAAGTAGCTCTAGAAAAAGAAAGATCAGCTAAAAAAGCTACTCACCAATAG
- a CDS encoding pyridoxal-phosphate dependent enzyme — protein MDIKEDILESYIRIFPYIHNTPVITSKTMDRMAGAELFFKCENFQKMGAFKMRGATNAILQLSPEQKQKGVVTHSSGNFAQALALAAKNLGVKSYIVMPNNAPEVKKSAVRGYGGEITECEPTLEARETTAAKIQQEKGATFVHPFNDFNVVLGNASAGKELLETHPDLDFIISPVGGGGLVSGTALSALAFGNNCKVIGAEPFAVDDAYRSMESGKIEHNATTDTIGDGLKTSLGDITFNLINNHVEKIIRVTEEEIVEAMRLIWERMKIIVEPSSAVALAAVLNSKSEFATKKVGIILSGGNVDLQQLPF, from the coding sequence ATGGACATTAAAGAAGATATTTTAGAAAGCTATATTAGGATTTTCCCCTATATACACAACACCCCTGTTATTACTTCTAAAACTATGGATAGAATGGCTGGTGCTGAATTATTCTTCAAATGCGAAAATTTTCAGAAAATGGGTGCTTTTAAAATGCGAGGAGCAACCAATGCTATTTTGCAATTATCGCCCGAGCAAAAGCAAAAAGGTGTTGTTACCCACTCCTCCGGCAATTTTGCTCAAGCCTTGGCTTTGGCAGCTAAAAACTTGGGAGTAAAATCGTATATCGTTATGCCTAATAATGCTCCAGAAGTAAAAAAAAGTGCCGTTAGGGGTTATGGCGGAGAAATAACGGAATGTGAGCCAACTTTAGAAGCTAGAGAAACTACAGCTGCAAAAATTCAGCAAGAAAAAGGGGCAACTTTTGTTCACCCATTTAATGATTTTAATGTTGTTTTAGGTAATGCTTCGGCAGGAAAAGAATTATTAGAAACACATCCTGATTTAGATTTTATCATTTCACCTGTTGGCGGTGGCGGCTTGGTTTCAGGTACGGCATTAAGTGCTTTGGCTTTTGGAAACAACTGTAAAGTAATTGGTGCTGAACCTTTTGCGGTTGATGATGCTTACCGATCTATGGAAAGTGGTAAAATAGAACATAATGCGACAACTGACACCATTGGTGACGGACTTAAAACTTCCTTGGGAGATATTACGTTTAACCTCATCAATAACCATGTTGAAAAGATAATTAGGGTTACCGAAGAAGAAATTGTAGAAGCTATGCGGTTGATTTGGGAACGTATGAAAATTATTGTAGAACCTTCAAGTGCGGTAGCCTTGGCCGCGGTTTTAAATTCAAAGTCAGAATTTGCAACTAAAAAAGTTGGGATTATACTTTCTGGCGGTAATGTTGATTTGCAGCAATTGCCTTTTTAA